One Paenisporosarcina sp. FSL H8-0542 genomic region harbors:
- the accC gene encoding acetyl-CoA carboxylase biotin carboxylase subunit has protein sequence MMKKVLIANRGEIAVRIIRACKELDIETVAVYSEADREALHVQMADEAYCIGPKQSKDSYLNFSNIISVAKLTGCDGIHPGYGFLAENASFAELCEQCNITFIGPTSDAISRMGTKDVARETMRKAGVPVVPGSTGIVADEKEGLEIAREIGFPVIIKATAGGGGKGIRVARTEEELVKGIQITQKEAAAAFGNPGVYIEKFIEIFRHVEIQVLADSFGNAIHLGERDCSIQRRMQKLVEEAPSPALSPEIRNQMGDAAVKAALAVNYRSAGTVEFIFDHINQKFYFMEMNTRIQVEHPVTEMVTGIDLIQQQLKVASGEKLAYTQDDVKIKGWAIECRINAENPSKNFMPSAGKVDMYLAPGGYGVRVDSAMYSGYSIPPYYDSMVAKLITYADTREEAVAKMKRALSEFVVEGVHTTIPFHAKLMDHKEFKSGDFDTKFLEKYDVMNS, from the coding sequence ATGATGAAAAAAGTATTAATTGCTAACCGTGGTGAAATCGCGGTTCGTATTATTCGTGCGTGTAAAGAGTTGGATATCGAAACAGTTGCCGTCTATTCGGAAGCTGATCGTGAAGCGTTGCATGTTCAAATGGCAGATGAAGCTTATTGTATCGGTCCTAAACAATCGAAAGATAGTTACTTGAACTTCAGCAATATTATCAGTGTTGCAAAGTTAACGGGTTGTGATGGCATTCATCCCGGTTATGGCTTTTTGGCAGAGAATGCGAGTTTCGCGGAGCTTTGTGAACAATGTAATATAACGTTCATCGGTCCTACTTCTGACGCTATCTCCAGAATGGGTACGAAGGATGTAGCGCGTGAAACAATGCGAAAAGCGGGCGTACCAGTTGTGCCTGGATCAACAGGTATTGTTGCGGATGAAAAAGAAGGTCTGGAAATCGCTCGTGAAATAGGATTCCCGGTCATTATTAAGGCAACTGCCGGTGGTGGCGGTAAAGGTATTCGTGTCGCACGTACGGAAGAAGAACTTGTTAAAGGCATTCAGATTACACAAAAAGAAGCTGCTGCTGCTTTTGGTAACCCTGGTGTCTATATTGAGAAGTTCATTGAGATTTTCCGTCATGTTGAAATTCAAGTTTTGGCTGATAGTTTTGGCAATGCGATTCATTTAGGCGAACGTGATTGTTCAATTCAACGCCGTATGCAAAAACTAGTAGAAGAAGCACCATCTCCAGCGCTATCCCCGGAAATTCGTAATCAGATGGGTGACGCGGCTGTTAAAGCTGCACTAGCCGTTAATTATCGCAGTGCAGGGACAGTTGAATTTATTTTCGATCACATCAATCAAAAGTTTTACTTTATGGAAATGAATACGCGTATTCAAGTTGAACATCCTGTTACTGAAATGGTAACCGGCATTGATTTGATTCAACAACAACTTAAAGTCGCTTCTGGTGAAAAATTAGCTTATACACAAGATGACGTGAAAATTAAAGGTTGGGCAATTGAGTGTCGTATTAACGCTGAAAACCCTTCGAAAAACTTCATGCCTTCAGCGGGTAAAGTTGATATGTATTTAGCGCCGGGCGGATATGGTGTACGCGTGGATTCAGCAATGTATTCAGGCTACAGCATTCCTCCTTACTATGATTCAATGGTCGCAAAACTGATTACTTATGCAGATACCCGTGAAGAAGCGGTTGCAAAAATGAAGCGTGCACTGAGTGAGTTTGTTGTAGAGGGTGTTCATACAACAATTCCTTTCCATGCAAAATTGATGGACCATAAAGAATTCAAATCTGGTGATTTCGATACGAAGTTTTTAGAGAAATACGACGTCATGAATTCCTAG
- a CDS encoding aminopeptidase P family protein, giving the protein MEKLSKLREALGEHQIDALLITSGYNRRYITDFTGTAGIAIVSKDQAVFITDFRYTEQAAKQIKNFEIVQHTKTMLEEVSVQLEKMNVRKVGFEKDDMSYAMYESYKKAVNTELVPVSGLIEKIRLIKTPQEITIIKAAADIAEAAFEHILTFIAPGKTELEVSNELEFFMRKQGASSSSFDIIVASGLRSALPHGVATDKVIEKGDFVTLDFGALYNGYVSDVTRTVAIGEPSEQLKEIYQIVLDSQLLSLEKIKPGMTGIEADAIARDYIKSKGYGEAFGHSLGHGIGLEVHEGPGLSFRSETVLEEGMVITIEPGIYLPGVGGVRIEDDAIVTATGLEKLTHSTKELLIL; this is encoded by the coding sequence ATGGAGAAATTGTCTAAATTACGTGAAGCTTTAGGGGAACACCAGATTGACGCCTTGTTAATTACAAGTGGCTACAATCGCCGGTACATAACTGATTTTACGGGGACTGCTGGTATTGCCATCGTTTCCAAAGATCAAGCTGTTTTTATTACGGATTTCCGTTACACGGAACAAGCGGCAAAACAGATTAAAAACTTTGAAATTGTCCAACATACGAAAACGATGCTGGAAGAAGTAAGTGTTCAATTAGAAAAAATGAATGTGAGAAAAGTAGGTTTTGAGAAAGACGACATGAGCTATGCCATGTATGAGAGTTACAAAAAGGCAGTTAATACTGAACTTGTACCTGTATCAGGTCTTATTGAGAAAATCCGCTTGATTAAGACGCCACAAGAGATTACTATTATTAAGGCTGCCGCGGATATCGCTGAAGCGGCTTTTGAACATATCCTTACATTTATCGCACCTGGAAAAACGGAATTGGAAGTTTCTAATGAACTTGAATTCTTTATGCGCAAACAAGGAGCATCATCATCTTCATTCGATATTATTGTGGCATCTGGGCTTCGTTCTGCACTTCCACATGGTGTCGCGACGGATAAAGTCATCGAAAAAGGTGATTTTGTTACATTGGACTTCGGTGCGTTGTATAATGGATATGTATCAGACGTAACGAGAACTGTTGCTATCGGTGAACCGAGTGAGCAATTAAAAGAAATTTATCAAATTGTACTAGACTCACAACTGTTGTCTTTGGAAAAAATCAAACCAGGTATGACTGGAATTGAGGCGGATGCAATCGCTCGCGATTATATAAAATCCAAAGGTTATGGTGAAGCGTTCGGTCATTCTTTAGGACATGGTATCGGATTAGAAGTACACGAAGGGCCTGGATTATCTTTCCGTTCGGAAACTGTTCTGGAAGAAGGTATGGTAATCACTATTGAGCCGGGCATTTATTTACCTGGTGTCGGTGGGGTTCGTATTGAAGATGATGCGATTGTTACAGCTACAGGGCTTGAAAAATTAACACATTCTACAAAAGAGTTACTTATCTTATAA
- the accB gene encoding acetyl-CoA carboxylase biotin carboxyl carrier protein, which translates to MLKVQEIREIIKLIDHSSIDEFIYESEGTKVKLKKNGVHVSTETVVPQSKPAAPAVEAPVAVEVNPTPVAQTVKETIANVETKESAVNDESLLKISSPMVGTFYQSSSPDTPAYVQVGDKVTEDGIVCIVEAMKLFNEIEAEVSGEIVEILVKDGQLVEYGQPLFLVKAN; encoded by the coding sequence ATGTTAAAAGTACAAGAAATTCGTGAAATTATTAAATTAATTGACCACTCATCCATTGATGAGTTTATTTACGAGTCAGAAGGCACGAAAGTTAAACTGAAAAAGAATGGTGTACATGTATCTACTGAAACAGTTGTACCTCAATCAAAACCAGCGGCACCTGCTGTTGAAGCTCCAGTGGCAGTAGAAGTGAATCCAACACCGGTTGCTCAAACTGTAAAAGAAACAATTGCAAATGTAGAGACGAAAGAATCAGCTGTTAATGATGAATCTCTTCTTAAAATTTCTTCACCAATGGTAGGAACTTTCTATCAGTCATCTTCACCGGATACACCGGCATATGTTCAAGTAGGTGATAAAGTAACAGAAGACGGGATTGTATGTATTGTGGAAGCGATGAAATTATTCAACGAAATCGAAGCAGAAGTGTCTGGCGAGATTGTAGAAATTTTAGTAAAAGATGGACAACTCGTAGAGTACGGCCAACCTCTGTTCTTAGTAAAAGCGAACTGA
- a CDS encoding SpoIIIAC/SpoIIIAD family protein, producing MDVIRVAGIGLILALLHLFFEQTGKKEFSFFLFVFGYLYMTVEMLRFLRFFFQEITTFFEWLTISV from the coding sequence ATGGATGTAATTCGAGTGGCAGGAATCGGATTGATTCTTGCATTGTTACACCTTTTCTTTGAACAGACGGGGAAAAAAGAATTTTCATTCTTTTTATTTGTATTTGGGTATCTGTATATGACCGTGGAAATGTTACGTTTCCTACGTTTCTTCTTTCAAGAAATCACTACTTTTTTCGAATGGCTTACCATTTCGGTGTAA
- a CDS encoding vitamin B12-dependent ribonucleotide reductase, with protein sequence MVLVSKQQIGELNIEMLNNDIISFPQVHPITNDMTLTHKGVSRLVMIDRYSFKDTEKKTLKAGDFVVLTVKEDPKFPARGLGYVVSIDHSTNKVRVLIEEDYRSAIDDPIEQESGIVTRSINVIEKPLEVFYEQIAKRNATGLASVETSEEKKKEWFEKFYQQLVQLKFIPAGRVLYGAGAGTDVTYFNCYVMPFVPDSREGISDHRKQVMEIMSRGGGVGTNGSTLRPRNTLAKGVNGKSSGSVSWLDDIAKLTHLVEQGGSRRGAQMIMLADWHPDIAEFIISKMQNPRILRFLIENTNDETIKQLAKDKLKFKALTHQEEAMYQGIVNYKTIPGQGGFSDAIFRDAETKLHDGGTYSVNNSEFLTGANISVTLTDDFMKAVEEDGDHELRFPAVESYSAEEMVTYNEKWHEVGDVREWEKQGHAIRTYRTMKAKDLWNLINVCATYSAEPGIFFIDNANEMTNAKAYGQQVVATNPCGEQPLAPNSVCNLAAVNLAQFANKDTKTVDFDSLRETVRVGVRMQDNVIDATPYFLEDNKKQALGERRVGLGVMGLADLLIYCEKEYGSEEGNVLVDQIFETIAVTAYETSAELAAERGSFPFLQGETNEETNRLRDAFINTGFMKKMPEHVRQSIKETGIRNSHLLTVAPTGSTGTLVGVSTGLEPYFSFTYYRSGRLGKFIEVKADIVQEYLNANPEADEQSLPEWFVASMELAPEAHADVQCIIQRWIDSSISKTVNAPRGYTVEQVQGVYERLYRGGAKGGTVYVDGSRDAQVLTLKAEENVMDEHHYEETIIGKRPVVLIDTIQDLRSTNVTIGSEVGNTCPVCRQGTVKEMGGCNTCTNCGAQLKCGL encoded by the coding sequence ATGGTACTAGTTTCCAAGCAACAAATAGGGGAGTTAAACATTGAAATGTTGAATAATGACATCATTTCATTCCCTCAAGTTCATCCCATCACGAATGACATGACATTAACTCACAAAGGTGTATCTAGGTTAGTCATGATTGACCGCTATTCTTTTAAAGATACTGAAAAGAAAACACTAAAAGCAGGCGACTTTGTCGTATTGACGGTTAAGGAAGACCCGAAATTCCCTGCCCGCGGTTTGGGTTATGTTGTTTCCATCGATCATTCGACAAATAAAGTACGTGTTTTAATTGAAGAAGATTATAGAAGTGCAATTGATGATCCAATTGAGCAGGAGTCGGGTATTGTAACTCGTTCCATTAATGTCATCGAAAAACCTTTGGAAGTTTTCTATGAGCAAATTGCTAAACGCAATGCGACCGGACTTGCTTCTGTTGAAACTTCTGAAGAGAAGAAAAAAGAATGGTTTGAAAAGTTTTATCAGCAATTGGTCCAATTGAAATTTATTCCCGCAGGACGTGTGCTTTATGGAGCGGGTGCAGGAACAGACGTTACATACTTCAATTGTTACGTTATGCCCTTTGTGCCGGATTCCCGTGAAGGTATTTCCGATCACCGTAAACAAGTAATGGAAATTATGAGTCGAGGTGGGGGAGTTGGAACAAACGGATCAACTTTGCGTCCACGCAATACACTCGCTAAAGGTGTAAACGGAAAGTCATCTGGTTCTGTTTCATGGTTGGACGATATCGCAAAACTAACACATTTGGTTGAGCAAGGCGGCAGTCGCAGAGGCGCTCAAATGATTATGTTGGCAGATTGGCATCCTGACATTGCGGAATTCATCATTTCCAAAATGCAAAATCCTAGAATTCTACGTTTCCTGATTGAAAATACAAATGATGAAACTATCAAGCAATTAGCGAAAGACAAGCTTAAATTTAAAGCTCTGACACATCAAGAAGAAGCAATGTACCAAGGGATAGTAAATTACAAGACAATTCCTGGCCAGGGTGGATTCAGTGATGCAATTTTCCGTGATGCAGAAACGAAACTCCACGATGGAGGCACATATAGTGTTAACAATTCCGAATTCTTAACAGGAGCCAATATATCTGTGACATTGACCGACGATTTCATGAAAGCTGTGGAAGAAGACGGCGATCACGAGTTACGCTTCCCCGCTGTTGAAAGTTATTCAGCTGAGGAAATGGTAACGTACAATGAGAAATGGCACGAAGTCGGGGATGTACGTGAATGGGAAAAACAAGGACATGCCATCCGAACTTACCGTACGATGAAAGCGAAAGATTTGTGGAATCTCATTAACGTTTGTGCAACGTATTCTGCGGAGCCTGGCATTTTCTTTATCGACAATGCAAACGAAATGACCAATGCAAAAGCGTATGGACAACAAGTGGTTGCTACCAACCCGTGTGGAGAACAACCGTTGGCACCAAATTCTGTATGTAACTTGGCAGCTGTGAATTTAGCTCAGTTTGCGAATAAAGATACAAAAACTGTCGATTTTGATAGCTTGAGAGAAACAGTACGTGTTGGAGTTCGCATGCAGGACAATGTTATTGATGCAACACCTTACTTCCTTGAAGACAATAAAAAACAAGCTTTGGGTGAACGTCGTGTTGGTCTAGGAGTAATGGGGCTTGCAGACTTACTAATTTATTGTGAAAAAGAGTACGGTTCAGAGGAAGGTAACGTTCTTGTCGACCAAATCTTCGAAACGATAGCAGTAACAGCATATGAAACATCTGCAGAACTTGCTGCAGAACGTGGAAGTTTCCCGTTCTTGCAAGGGGAAACAAATGAAGAAACTAACCGTCTGAGAGACGCTTTCATCAATACTGGATTTATGAAAAAAATGCCTGAGCATGTTCGTCAGTCAATCAAAGAAACAGGCATTCGCAACTCTCACTTGTTGACCGTTGCACCAACTGGATCAACTGGAACATTAGTGGGAGTGTCGACAGGTCTGGAACCTTATTTCTCTTTCACGTACTATCGTAGTGGCCGTTTAGGGAAATTCATCGAAGTAAAAGCGGACATTGTTCAGGAATACTTGAACGCAAACCCTGAAGCAGATGAACAAAGCTTGCCAGAATGGTTTGTTGCTTCAATGGAATTGGCACCTGAAGCGCATGCGGATGTTCAGTGCATAATTCAACGTTGGATTGACAGCTCGATTTCGAAAACTGTTAATGCACCACGCGGTTATACAGTTGAACAAGTACAAGGCGTTTATGAAAGACTTTATCGTGGTGGTGCTAAAGGCGGGACAGTTTATGTGGATGGCAGCCGTGATGCACAAGTCCTGACACTTAAAGCGGAAGAAAATGTGATGGATGAACATCATTATGAAGAAACCATCATTGGGAAACGTCCAGTTGTCCTGATCGATACAATCCAAGATCTTCGTTCAACGAATGTCACAATCGGCTCAGAAGTAGGAAACACTTGTCCTGTTTGCCGTCAGGGGACCGTAAAAGAAATGGGTGGCTGTAATACGTGTACAAATTGCGGTGCTCAATTGAAATGTGGACTTTAA
- a CDS encoding stage III sporulation protein AE produces MLEPLYAYFFGVTRYFIVLLIAIVFAMIIDILFPAAKRWTRLSLFCIAVLYTLTPAIDAMHIMQQFARQMVTVFMSVYPVLTAGLLMNSGTMAFSIWNPALYVFIQFTVVLTERILIPLLMTTILLDFISRFHPATPFSKLTDIIRTSLLSIVSAVVVIYSFFISVQGFISWNISSAVTEPIKKIIQQNIPFVGSFFSESLSTFTRFSSSITSITGGGIAITILLVVLIPTLKTISIAFCYRVVAAIIEPFGPEDLASFLDDIGKSIFVLSILSFLIAFAFFYTAIFIVILVKFSMMMRG; encoded by the coding sequence ATGCTTGAACCCTTGTATGCCTATTTTTTTGGTGTAACCCGATACTTTATCGTACTGCTGATCGCTATTGTTTTTGCGATGATCATCGATATTTTATTTCCTGCAGCCAAACGATGGACAAGGTTATCCCTGTTTTGTATTGCTGTCCTGTATACATTGACGCCTGCCATTGATGCGATGCATATTATGCAGCAATTTGCGCGACAGATGGTGACGGTTTTTATGAGTGTCTACCCCGTGTTGACAGCGGGCTTGTTGATGAATAGTGGAACGATGGCATTTTCAATTTGGAACCCTGCGCTCTATGTATTTATTCAATTTACAGTGGTGCTGACCGAAAGAATCCTTATTCCATTACTTATGACCACCATATTGCTGGACTTCATTAGTCGCTTTCATCCGGCTACCCCATTTTCAAAACTGACCGATATTATTCGCACTTCTTTACTAAGTATCGTTTCAGCAGTAGTCGTCATTTATAGTTTTTTCATTTCGGTGCAAGGGTTTATTTCTTGGAATATCTCAAGTGCTGTTACGGAGCCCATCAAAAAAATCATTCAGCAAAACATCCCGTTTGTTGGTTCTTTTTTTTCTGAGAGTCTTAGTACATTTACTCGATTTTCTTCTTCAATCACTTCGATTACTGGCGGTGGCATTGCCATCACAATCCTACTGGTTGTGTTGATCCCTACTTTGAAAACCATCAGTATCGCGTTTTGCTATCGAGTAGTGGCTGCCATTATTGAACCATTCGGACCAGAGGATCTGGCCAGTTTTCTTGATGATATCGGAAAGTCGATTTTCGTTTTAAGTATCTTGTCATTTCTTATTGCCTTTGCGTTTTTCTATACAGCCATTTTCATTGTGATATTAGTAAAATTCTCCATGATGATGAGGGGTTAA
- the aroQ gene encoding type II 3-dehydroquinate dehydratase, translating to MKILCLNGPNLNRLGKREPAIYGHETLEDVEQKLITHGKQSDIHVQCKQSNHEGELIDWLHNAEDDGINGIIFNPGAYTHTSYAIRDAIASITVPVIEVHISNIHSRESFRHKSVLAPECVGQICGLGTFGYTLALETFLHRRKGES from the coding sequence ATGAAAATTCTTTGTTTAAATGGGCCAAACCTAAATCGTTTAGGAAAACGTGAACCTGCTATTTATGGACATGAAACGTTGGAAGATGTAGAGCAAAAGCTTATAACTCACGGAAAACAATCGGATATTCATGTTCAATGTAAGCAATCGAATCACGAAGGTGAACTAATTGATTGGCTGCACAATGCAGAAGATGATGGAATTAACGGCATTATTTTCAACCCTGGAGCTTATACTCATACAAGTTATGCGATACGTGATGCCATCGCTTCCATTACCGTTCCGGTAATAGAGGTTCATATTTCTAATATCCATAGCAGAGAAAGTTTTCGTCACAAATCTGTCTTGGCTCCTGAATGTGTTGGTCAAATATGTGGTCTCGGAACTTTCGGTTATACTTTAGCACTAGAAACATTTTTACATAGAAGAAAAGGGGAATCTTAA
- a CDS encoding SpoIIIAH-like family protein, with the protein MKVKKRTVWMLTLLSLVAVISVYYVNEPNNMPFDGLAIFSDEDLDQMKVEDTTEDESVTPVYAQSALFEEMRMELLNERSELKTQLTTQIASNEMSADEVNEAYSTINDLTVRESTEAMLEMLIRSLGYSDAYVQTDTGKVDVTVIADELGKSQANEIIHIVMKQWEDAKKVTVAFQPAS; encoded by the coding sequence ATGAAAGTCAAAAAACGTACAGTATGGATGCTAACTCTATTAAGTTTGGTAGCAGTAATTTCGGTGTATTACGTGAACGAACCTAACAATATGCCCTTTGATGGTTTAGCTATTTTCTCAGATGAAGACCTTGATCAAATGAAGGTCGAAGACACAACTGAAGATGAATCAGTTACACCAGTATATGCTCAAAGTGCGTTATTTGAAGAAATGAGAATGGAATTACTAAACGAACGCAGTGAGTTAAAAACACAATTAACAACACAAATTGCGTCAAACGAAATGTCGGCTGATGAGGTAAATGAAGCTTACTCAACTATTAACGATTTAACAGTACGCGAATCAACGGAAGCAATGCTTGAAATGCTCATTCGTTCACTAGGTTACTCAGATGCCTATGTACAGACAGATACAGGAAAAGTAGATGTAACTGTAATCGCTGATGAACTTGGAAAATCACAAGCAAATGAAATTATTCACATCGTAATGAAACAATGGGAAGATGCAAAAAAAGTAACGGTAGCATTCCAACCAGCTTCATAA
- the efp gene encoding elongation factor P has translation MISVNDFKTGLTIEVDGGIWRVLDFQHVKPGKGAAFVRSKLRNIRTGAVNEKTFRAGEKVEKAQIDNRKMQYLYANGDTHNFMDTDSYEQIELDSKQIEYELKFLRENMEVHIMQYQGETLGVELPNTVVLEVTETEPGIKGDTASGGTKPAILETGLSVQVPFFINQGDKLIINTSEAAYVSRAQ, from the coding sequence ATGATTTCTGTAAATGATTTTAAAACTGGTTTAACAATTGAAGTAGATGGTGGTATTTGGCGCGTACTTGATTTCCAACACGTGAAACCAGGTAAAGGTGCAGCGTTTGTTCGTTCTAAACTACGCAACATTCGTACAGGTGCAGTGAATGAAAAAACATTCCGTGCTGGAGAAAAAGTGGAGAAAGCTCAAATTGATAACCGCAAAATGCAGTATCTTTACGCAAATGGTGATACTCATAATTTCATGGATACTGACTCGTATGAACAAATTGAACTTGATTCAAAACAAATCGAGTACGAATTGAAATTTCTTCGTGAAAACATGGAAGTGCATATCATGCAATACCAAGGGGAAACGTTAGGCGTAGAATTGCCGAATACGGTTGTTTTGGAAGTTACTGAAACAGAACCTGGTATTAAAGGTGATACAGCTAGTGGCGGAACGAAACCTGCAATTTTGGAAACTGGATTATCAGTTCAAGTTCCTTTCTTCATCAACCAAGGTGATAAACTGATCATCAACACATCTGAAGCGGCTTACGTTTCAAGAGCACAATAA